In the Pectinatus sottacetonis genome, AGCATGGTATAATGGCGCCTTCGTCAAGCGGTTAAGACACCGCCCTTTCACGGCGGGTTCATGGGTTCGAATCCCATAGGCGTCACCAAAATAATATGGGCGATTAGCTCAGCTGGGAGAGCGCTTGCCTTACAAGCAAGATGTCAGCAGTTCGATCCTGTTATCGCCCACCATATTCCGGCCCGGTAGTTTAGTTGGTTAGAATGCCGCCCTGTCACGGCGGAGGTCATGGGTTCAAATCCCATTCGGGTCGCCATTTTGTTATCCCCTTCATGTTTTGAAGTTGATATATTGCCTCGGTAGCTCAGTCGGTAGAGCAGGGGACTGAAAATCCCCGTGTCAGTGGTTCGATTCCGCTCTGAGGCACCATTATTTTTTAGTTTTAGTTGGTTATGCTGTATGAGTCAATTTATTGGCTGATATGCGGGTGTAGCTCAATGGTAGAGCCCTAGCCTTCCAAGCTAGTCACGTGGGTTCGATTCCCATCACCCGCTCCATAAAGAAGATAAATGCCGGGGTGGCGGAACTGGCAGACGCACGGGACTTAAAATCCCGCGGATAGAAATATCCGTACCGGTTCGATTCCGGTCCTCGGCACCATCTTTTATTATAGGCGGTCGTGGCGAAACGGCAGACGCGCTAGCTTCAGGCGCTAGTGGAGGAAACTCTGTGGTGGTTCAAATCCACTCGGCCGCACCAAATAAAATTTAATACCTTTTCATTATACAATGCGGTCGTGGCGGAATAGGCAGACGCGCTACTTTGAGGGGGTAGTGACCACAAGTCATATGGGTTCAAGTCCCATCGACCGCACCAATCCGGTTATTAGCTGAAATCATTTGATTTCAGTTTTTTGTGTTATACAGATATTTTATTAGTCTGTTGCAAAATACTAAGTAATATACTAAAATAGAAGAAGTTATATTGCTTAAATTGGAGCCGCACATTCGTGACTTTAGTCGTGAGCTTAGGCTGTAAAAAGAACCGTAGAACTACGGGGATAGCCTGGAGATAATAGATGCATTGTTGGTGCAGCTATCGGTGAAGCAGTAACCCCGCGACTTTAGTCGTGGGAGATTCAAGATATATACATAGGAGGTTTTTATTATGAAAAAATGGGTTTGCTCTGTCTGCGGATGGATTTATGATGAAGAAAAAGGAGATCCTGATTACGATTTAGCACCAGGAGTACCATTTGAAGATTTGCCTGATGATTTTGTGTGTCCATTGTGCGGTGTTGGTAAGGATCAGTTTGAACTGCAGGAATAAGATGCCATTTGTATAAATTTCAACGAAAAGGCAATTATCCCCCCACCTTTAAGTGGCAATACAGGCAGGGGGAATAATTGTAAAAACTGCAATAATAGGGTCAACTGTTTATGTCATTAAATATATCTAACAGTAATCGGCTATTTTAATGCTTTAATTTAATTAGTGGTATATATTATTAGTACACGAGTTAATAGATTTAACTTGTGTATTTTAATTTATAGCATGATGAAAATATTATTATCTTAGGTGTGAAGATTCAAATAATTGGCAAATAAAGTCCAATAATGTAATAATTAGGATGTATATGATTGAATAAGGAAATTTATATCATATATACTTTTAATTTATTTGTCAATGTAATTGGTTGTTTATCACTATACAAGGGAATGGAGTGAATATTTGGTCAACTTTATGATCAAGTGATATTATGAATATACATGTTAAAAACTGTATGGAAAGTTTTGTCATAGAAATGATAGAGAAAATGATAAAATCTTATCCTAATGCCTGTAAATGCGATCAATGTCTTAATGATATGGCAGCACTAGCACTTAATCATTTACCACCTAAATATGTGGGGACAGATATTGGTGACACGTATACGCGATTGGATATTTATAATAAGGATCAATACGCGGAAATAATGCAGGTAGTGGCACAGGCTATAGAAATAGTTAGTAAAAATCCTCATCACAATACAACTTCTAAAGAAAAGAAACTGGAGTGATATTCGTGCGTGTTACAAAGAAAATTAAAGCAGAAATGATTGAACGTTTGGAAAGTGTTTATCACGATACGAAGTCTGCTTTGGAATTTTCTAATCCATTTGAATTACTTGTGGCAGTGATATTATCTGCGCAGTGTACTGATGTGCGGGTAAATATTACTACGCGACGGTTATTTAAGAAAGCAGATACTCCTGCAAAAATATTAAATATGGGAATAGTAAAACTTGAAGAGGAAATTCATGATTGTGGACTTTTTCATAATAAGGCCAAAAATATTTTTAATACTTGTGAAAAACTTTGTAATGAATATAAAGGACAAGTTCCAAAAAATTATGAAGACCTTCTTTCATTGCCAGGTGTAGGGCGAAAAACTGCTAATGTCGTTTCAAGTATAGCTTTTAATCGTCCAGCAATAGCGGTTGATACGCATGTATTTAGGGTGTCTAACCGTTTAAAATTAGCTGAAGGTACTACACCGGCAGAAGTGGAAAAAGGGTTGCAAAAGGCAATTCCTAAAGAAAAATGGTCAAAAGCGCATCATTGGCTTATATGGCACGGGCGCAAAATTTGCAAGGCAAGGCATCCATTGTGCCAGCAATGTCCCCTCAACGATTTATGTCCTTCGGCATCACTTGTTAATTAATTAGAATGGGGGCGAATTTATTATTTATCGTAATGCAGTTTTTACTGATGTAGAGGCAATTCATGAATTAGTATATTCATATGCCGAGAAAGGCCTTATGCTGGCACGCTCCCGTAATCAATTATATGAAACACTGCGTGATATGGTAGTTGTAGAAAATGATAAGGGAGAAATAGTAGGGACAGGTGGACTTCACATTGTTTGGGATGGTATAGCTGAAGTACGTACTTTAGCAGTATCAGAAAAAGCTGTACGACAGCATATTGGAACAAAAATAGTAAAACGTCTTATTGATGATGGGAAAAAATTAGGAGTAAAAAAATTTTTTACTTTGACTTATCAGCCGGAGTTTTTTAATTCATTGGGATTTTATGAAGTAAGTAAAGATGAATTGCCACAAAAAGTGTGGAAGGAATGTATTGACTGTCCTAAATTTCCTAATTGTGATGAAATTGCCATGGTACTTAAATAATTATAAGCAACAAAAATAATAATGAATGAGCAGCGTAATTAGCAAGCTGTTGACTAAAAATAAAAACGGGACTATTGCAGGTTAACACTTTTATCATAATATATAGTTCTTACCCTTGTTTACTTTTAGAAGGGTGGAGATGGGTGTATATTTATGATATAAATATTATTTGCGCGATAGTCCTGTTTTTAACGTACAGGGAAAATATTTATTTTGTAAGTGAATTATTTGTTGCTTGTTCTTTTAAGCGTTTTATACGATCTGCTGTTGCCGGATGAGTGGAAAAAAGTGTTGCAAATGACATGTTTTTTCCAGAAAATGGATTTATTATATACATATGTTCTGTAGATTGGGAAGCATAGGGTATTGTTGCCATATGGCGGGCATAATATTCTATTTTTTCCAGTGCGGAAGCGAGGGCAAGCGGATTGCCGCATATTTCACCACCGCCTTTATCAGCAGCGTATTCACGTGAACGGGAAATTGCCATTTGAATAATAGTTGCTGCTAAAGGAGCAATGATTATAGTGGCTAAAAGACCAAGTATTCCACCGTTATCGTCATTATCATTATTGCGTCCAAAACCAAATATAGCAGCCCATTGTGCCATGTTTGCCAACATAGATATAGCTGCGGCAAAGGTTGCAGCTATAGAGCTAATCAGGATATCACGGTTTTTAACATGTGTTAATTCATGGCCTAGAACGCCTGCCAACTCATCATATTCGAGTGTTTTCATTATTCCAGTAGTGACGGCTACAGCTGCATGGCTGGGATTTCTGCCTGTGGCAAAGGCATTTGGGGCTTCGGTTTCAATAACGTATACGCGGGGCATAGGCAGACCAGCACGTGTAGTCAGTTCGGCAATTAGCTTATACAAGGTAGGTGCATCTTCAGCATTTACTTCATGAGCACCGGACATTTTTAATACAATAGAATCACTAAACCAGTATGAAAAAAAATTCATACCTAGGGCGATTACAAACATTATAAGAGCACCATGTTGTCCGCCGACAAATCCGCCGACAGCTACAAGTAATGCCATCAGCAGAGCCATTAGTGCAGTTGTTTTTAACATATTCATAGTATATTCCTCCAAAATAATATGTGTACTTAAATAAAATATCCTTTAATAATTTTATATATTATATACCGGTATTATATTGCATATATCTTTTCCACACAATATTATATGGCATACTTTTAATAAATCAAAATAAATAGTGGGAGTATCAGGATTTAACGGAATGGCCGTTTTTATAAAGACCCCACAGTATAGTTACGGAGATGAATAATATTTCCAGCCAGATACTAAAAGGAAGAAGATATTGACCGATCAGATTATCCATAAGGAGCATTTTAGCCGAGGTAAAACCTAAAATAGCACTGCCTGCGTAAATTAGTGCAGGAAATTTATTCATTATAAATAGAAATAATTGGGCACCGCCTATTACAATTGGCAGGCTTATAACTAGACCGCAGATTATGAGGCTCCATTTTTGTGCGGGGACTGTATTAGCTACACCAGCCATTGATAATACATTATCGATGCTCATTATAAAATCTGCCAGCATTATAGTTTTTATTGCGCCTATGAGTGTATATGATGATTTAAGAGATTTAGCATGATGGTTATTGTCAAGTAGTTTTAAAGCAATATAGAATAATGCCAGTCCGCCGATAAATTGAATACCGGCCATTGATAATAGTTTAGTGGCAAATACTGTAAGTATTATGCGAATTATAACAGCACCGGCACAGCCGATAACCATTGCCTTTAGATGATGTTTTTGTGGCAGATTTTTGCAGGCAAGTGCTATTAAAATCGCATTGTCACCACTGAGCACCAGGTCAAGCAGAAGTATTCCGCTCAGAGCGGTAAGCCATTCCCATGATAATAATCCTTCCAGTAATAAAACCTTCTTCCATAAGTATACAAAAAGACCCTGCCTTATAGAACATAATATATTCCATAAAACAAGGTCTTGCTTACAATTTTAATTGCCAGCCGCACCGGAATAGAATCTCTATTCGTATTGACGATCATCGACTGTACAGCTACTCCCCTTATTGAGTAAAACTATTTTTCTATCTATTAATATACCATGAAATAATTTAATTTGCAATATTTAGCAGAAAATTTTTAGTTCGCCTCATATGGACGGATACGTAAAAATAGATTGTATTTTTGGCACAGATTTTGGCAAGCAGTAATTTCCTCTCTGCCGATACTGTCGACTATGGTCAGGATAACATGTGGTATATATTTTTGGCATTCTTGGGCAAATTTAAGCATAGCTTTATGGGCAGATAAGCCGAGAGATGTACGAGTAACAGCCAGATATTTTTGGGCATTGGATGCATTGAGACTTATAGATATGGTGTCAAGTAGGTCTTTAAATAGAATTGCAGTATCCTTGTTATAATACAAAGAGGACAGCCCGTTGGTATTGAGACGTATATTGTGTTCCGGCCAAATTTTACGAACATATTGCAAAGCAGAAATAAGGGTTTCTAAACGCATGGTAGGTTCACCAAAACCACAGAAGACTACTTCATTTACAGTGTTTTTATCAATATGTGTAAAAGCTGCTTCGATTTCGCTTATAGTAGGCTCTTTTTTTAGCCATAGAGAATGGTTTTCAGGCATTTTTTTTAAACTTCTCAAACAAAAAGTGCAGGCACAGTTGCATTGATTTGTAATATTAACATATAAATTATGTTTTTTTTGTGGTAGTTTAGCCACAGCATCAGTATATTCAATAAATTTACCATTTTCAGCAGCGTATAAAATCATAGGAATTCTCCTTATAAATTAATAAATAGTGTAATACAATATACTTTTATTTTAAAGTAGTAAGATATTCTTCAAAACAAATGCCCTCATTCCAAGGAATATTTAAATATTCTGTATAAATTAAAGATTTTTTTACAAATTCGGCCGCTTTGGCTACGGAAGAAATCAAAGATTCATTTTTTACTAATGATGCAGCAATAATTGCAACAAAAGCATCACCCGTGCCGGAGTGTTCCCTGCCGATTTTTGTGAATTCCATAATTTTTCCTGTATTATTTTCATAGATAAAATTGCCGATGCTTTTACCGCGGTTAATGCCAGTTATAATTATTTTTATAGTAGAATGATCGTTAGTATGAAGCCTTGTTAATTGTTCACACATGGAAAAAAGTCGATTATTACTAATTATTCCGTGTTCGGGATAATTCATATCTAGTAAATTACAGGCTTCTGTCAGATTAGGAGTTATGATGTCTGCATCAGCCAGGAGTTTTTTCATTTCTTTACATAGCTGTGGTGTATAAGACGAATATAATTTACCATTATCTCCCATTACCGGATCTACTATAAGAAGCGGTGACAGAGCTGCTGGTTGTTCATTTTTAAAGATTTCTATAAACTCTAATACGAGTTTAATTTGTTCTTGTGAGCTCAAAAAGCCGGTAAGGATACCATCAAAATGTAGATGTAATTTTTGCCAGTTTTTCATATATGGCCGCATGTTTTGTGTGTAATCATTCATAAAATATGCAGGAAAACCCGTATGTGCAGATAAAATGGCTGTGGGAAAAGGACAGGCTTGTACTTTAAGGGCAGAAATAATAGGCAGCTCAACGGTTGTTGAACATCTGCCAAATCCGGTTATATCATTGATAAGTGCTATTTTTTTTTGTTTCATTTTTGCTCCGTAAGTTTATCTGGTAGATATTGTTTGTCAATAATAAAATATTATATACGGGGTTTCCTGTTTGTTTAAGCTGACTGAGAAAACCCAAATATATAGTATAAATGATATGGAGAAAATTTAGGAGGCTGCCTTTGAAAATATATATTTATATAAAAACTCCGCTTAGATACTAACTATCCTGCGGAGTTTTTATATAAATTATTTTGCAGCGTTAGCGTTAATGCGCTTTTGAGCATGTCTTTTTTCACTGTATTCACGAAATGTCAGCCACAGCGGCGTTGCTGTAAATATGGAAGAATATGAACCAAAAGCAAAACCTACTATTAGGGCAAAAGCAAAGTCTCTAGTTGTATCACCACCAAAAACATACAATGATATAGTTGTTACCAAAACAGTAGTTACTGTATATATAGAGCGGGTAAGAGTTTGGTAGATACTGTGATTGGCTAATTCTTCAATATCACCGCCACGACGGAAATGCAGTTTTAAATTTTCTCGGATACGGTCAAAAATTACTATTGTATCATTAACAGAGAAGCCAACAATAGTTAAAATAGCAGCAATAAAGGATGAATCTATTTCCTTTTGTGTTAAAGAAAATATACTCAATACTACCAATGTATCATGGACTAATGCCAGAATAGCGGCTAAACCAAATTTGAATTCAAATCTATAGGAAACATATGCAATAATTAGCAGCCATGATAAAAGTGTTGCCCAGACGGCATTCATTATTAATTCTCGCCCAATTGTTGCACCAACTTTTTCTTCTCGCAGTACTTTATAATTACCTAGTTTTTGCTTTAAGCCAGACATTATATTTTGTCGTTCTGATTGCGATAAATCTTTAGTACGGATCATTACATCGGTGGCTTTTAATGAATTGTTGCTTTTTCCTGACAATTGTATCTGGCTGTTGCCTAAACCATAATCATCCATTGTTTTACGGACATCATTTATATTTACGGCTTGTTCGAATTTTAAATCTATCAATGTACCGCCAGTAAAATCTATGCCTAAATTAAATCCCTTGGTAAACATGCAGATAAGACCGGCAATAATGATCAAGGAGGAAAAAGAATACCATATTTTCCGATGGCCTACAATATCAAACCGTTTCATTTTTTCACCGCCTTTTCTGTAAATAAAGAAGCACCGAATAAGTGCGGATTATGTATTATGTTAGAAGCTATAAGCCATTTTAACAAATATTGTGTCATAGTTATAGCAGTAAACATACTTAAAATAACGCCTAGACCAAGCGTTATAGCAAAGCCGCGGATAGGACCGGTACCGAAGAAGAATAAAACTACAGCAGCTATTATTGTAGTCAGATTAGAATCAAAAATAGTGGTAAATGCACGTTTAAAGCCGGAATCCATCGCCCAGCGCAGTGTTTTTCCAGACCGGATTTCTTCTTTAAAATGTTCAAAAATTAATACATTGGCATCTACCGCCATACCAACAGATAATATTATTCCGGCAATCCCTGGTAGTGTTAATGTGGCATTGAGCATTTTTAGGGCAAATAATAAAATTAAAACATAAGCCATTAAACTTATATCGGCAATAAAACCAGAAACTCTGTAGAAAAACAGCATAAATAAGACAACGGCACCTACACCGATAGTAAAAGCAAATTCACTTTTATCTTTTGAATCTTGTCCAAGTGTTGGACCTACTGTACGTGTTTCAATAATTTTTACTTTTACTGGAAGTGCTCCTGAACGAAGTAGTAAAGCAAGGTTATGTGCTTCTTCAAGGGAACGATTTCCTGTTATGACAGCTTTGCCGCCTGTAATCGGTTCGTTTACACGAGGCGCTGTAAGTACCTTCCCATCAAGCAAAATGGAAATAGTACGTCCTACATTTTCTTCTGTCAATTTGGCAAATTTTTTGGCACCTTCAGGACTAAATTCAAGAGAAACAAGATTTTGTCCTTGTTGGTCAGTCTCTTCCCGAGCATCCTTTAAGTCTGTACCCGTAAGAACAGTATTGCCGTCTTCATCCCGGAATTCCAGCATAGCTGTTTTTCCTAGAATATTTATAGCCTTGTCAGGATTTTTTACTCCTGGCAGTTCTACTATTACACGACGCTGTCCTTCGCGCTGAATAATAGGTTCAGTCAGCCCCATAGCATTGACTCTGTTTTCCATTATTTTTACTACACGATTCATGGCATCGTCATTGACTTTTGCCTGGGGAGTATCAACTCCCTCTAGGACTACGTGTGTTCCACCTTGTAAATCAAGCCCTTGTCGTATCGAAAATGCTAAAGGTTTTATGAACATAATAAAAACCGCGATTACAGCAATGACTACGACAGCGAGTTTCAAAAAACTTTCCCGCTTCAAAAATATCCCTCCAAAGTAAAATGTTTTGCTATTGTAATATGCGTCCATTGGTCAATCTGATATCTGAAATGGGCGCTTCTTGTTTTTGATATGACTTATGTTGTATTGTAAACAAACTATCCCCGTGTGTTTCACGGTTTTATCTTTTTATAGGAACAGACAAATTTATTTCCTGTCATTTTTCTTATAGATATTGTAATATCATACTGGAAAATTTATTTTTTAGCTAAACTTAGTGCAGTTTGATATGTATAGATATATATAGAAAAAGATAAATAAAATTCGGTGGCAGCAAGCCGCTGAAAAAATATATATAATATTAAATCATTCTAATTCATTATAGCTGTAATGTTATATACAGTCAATTTTAATGGTAATATCTTTACAATCACTTAATGTTTGTGATTTTGTATGAAATTTATAGTTTGTAGTAAGACATCATTGATTGTTAAATTACTTGTTTCTAAATATAAGTCGCAATTTATTTTTGCATCTGACAGTCGTTTGTGCTGTAGATCAATATGATGCTGCGTCCATGATTTGCGGCGCCGCTGCTGTACAGTTATCAGATCAGCATCTAACAGAATTAAAATATCAGGATGACGTTTCTGCCATAATTTTTTTATGCAGGAATGTTCCTGTGCTAAATTATAAGCATTATAACCAAGAGTTCTGAGCCCGCTTACCAATGTAGATTTACCGGAAGCACAGATACCGACAACTGCAATTTTCATAGTAACTCCTTACAATCTAGAAGGGAAATGATGCCGTAACCCGATGAATTTTTACTGGGGTGCTGTCTTTTTCACAAATTCCCATAGCAATAACCGTCATGTCATCGCCAGCTTTATTATTATCAAGTTGTAAGGCATAGTCCATAATACTATTTACGATGAAAGAAACATCTTCAGGTGGATTATTTTTTATAATATCCATAATTTTTTTAAAATCAGCTTTTTGGCTGTTAACCTTTCTGCCGGCAGACGAGATACCGTCAGTATAGGATACAATAACCATGCCGGGGCTTAAGGGAAGTTCATAAATAAGTGGTTTAGTATGGTGATGAACGCCTATAGGATTAACATTTTCATCATATACACAAGTGTAATCATCTGTCTTTACAATTACAGGACAGTTAGAATTGCGGCTCATGACAACTGTTTCAGTATCCATATCTGCACTTATAACTGTAAGGGTGCAGGAAACTTTTTTATCCTTGGCCGCATAGAGATAATCGTGGACAGCACGAGCAACAGCGCCATCACGTGTTCCGTCGCTGATAAGCGATACTGCCCGGTTAACCACTAATCCGCTGGTATGGTGTGCCGGAAGGCCGTGGCCCTGACCATCTGCAAGAATAAGTGATATGCCGCCTTGCGGGCGTTCAGCAATATCACAAGTATCACCATTAAATTCCATGGCATAGCGGGTTGTTTTAGCTATTGCGGTTTTTATTTCCATGTTAAAGAAAACTTCCTTATAACTTTGTGACATGAGGCTAAGTACGTAACATTATTTGTCATAAATACATATATACGCAATTGTCTTTACTTAAAAAATGGAGCAGACTATGGATATTTATGTAATAATATCATGGCAACAAGTCCCTTCCCATTGGATAATGTCATGAATGGGCTATCTCCGTGTGTCCCACGGTTTTATTTAGATTTGTAGTATGTGTGATTTTTATGAAATATATTTATTAAATTATGCCTTTTTCTGTGAAAATAGTATCAAGAGGAACATCATATCCATTAATAGGAAGTGATATGGATTCTTGGCAGGAAAAAAAGAACCCCACACTAATAGCATTTTTAGCTTGTGGTAAAAATCTATCATAGAATCCACCACCCATACCAAGACGATTTTTAGTAAGAGAAAAAGCAACACCTGGAACAATAATAAGATTTATTGCCTGCGGCTGTATAAAAGAAATTTTATTGGCAGGCAGTGATAAAATACCAGCTTTACCCGGAACAAGATCCGTAAGACTATTAACTACGGTTGCTTTCATTAACCCCTTTTTTAAATCGGTAATATAAGGCAGGCATAGTGTTTTTCCCCTAGCCAAAGTATCTTTAAGGATAATATCTGTCTGTACTTCATCCTGCATTGCAGCATAGGCCATAATGCAGGATGCTTTTTCATAAATTTTAGAAGTAAGGCAAAGATTATTTATGAGGATACTTTGTTCAATAATTTTTTCTCGCGCGAGAGAATGTCTTATAGAGAGCATTCTCTGACGTAATTTTTTTTTATTTTGCGTTAGCTGCGTCATTTTTTTCTTTGCTGATATTACTACTGATGGCAGAACGTGAAAGATCAATTTCTACATTTTCTGCAATTTTTAATCTTATGCGGTCTTCATTTATCGATAATACTTCACCATAAATACCGCCGATAGTTACAACACGGCTGCCTACCTTAACGGCACTAAGCATTTCCTGGCGCTTTTTTTGCTGCCTTTTTTGAGGACGATAGAGCAGAAAATAAAAAATAACTACCAGCAGTACGGGAAAGGCAAAAGATTGTAACTGTTCAATGTTCATTAATAAAACACTCCTTAATAAAATTAGTTATTACTAAAATAACTATAGTTGTTTTAGTTCGACAAAATAGAAAATTACTCCTCTACTTAGATATATATTTATATGCAAACTTATCATAAAACTGGACAAACTTGTCATCTATTATTGACTGCCGCATTTTTTTCATAAAGTCAATAAGAAAATGCAGATTATGAAGAGTTAAAAGCCGCAGGCCAAAAACTTCGTTTACTTTAACCAAATGTCTGATATATGCCCGGGAATAATTACGGCAGGTATAACAATCACAATTTTCATCAATAGGGCCGAAATCATGTTCAAATTCAGCATTTTTGATGATCATTCTGCCATTCCAAGTCATGGCAGTACCATTCCTGCCGACTCTTGTCGGAAATACACAGTCGAACATATCAATACCACGCTTAACACCTTCCACCAGACAGTCAGGAGTACCTACGCCCATGAGATAGCGCGGCTTATTAGTAGGAAGATAATTAGCAGTATAATCGAGAACGCTGTACATCATTTCCTTGGGTTCTCCTACACTTAATCCGCCAATGGCATATCCAGGCAGATCCATGTTAATTAATTCGTCAGCACAGTATTTACGCAGGTCTTCATACATACCACCCTGGACAATACCAAATAATCCCTGATCAGACCTGGTTAATGTGTCTTTACAGCGTTTAGTCCAGCGCAGAGTTCTTTGTGTAGATTTTTTGGCATAATCATATTCAGCTGGATAAGGAATACATTCGTCAAAAGCCATTATTATATCAGCACCTAGATCCATTTGGGCTTTTGTGGCTATTTCCGGGGATAGAAATTTTTTGGAACCATCAATATGTGACCTGAATTCAACCCCTTCTTCGGAGATTTTTCGTAGATCTCCGAGACTGAATACTTGGAAACCACCACTGTCTGTAAGAATACCCCTGTCCCAATTCATAAATTTATGCAGTCCGCCCGCCTCACGGACTATATTTGTACCAGGTCGTAAGAATAAATGATAAGTATTGCTGAGGATTATTCCTGCGCCAAGCTGTTTTAGTTCTTCTGGTGATAAAGTTTTTACTGAAGCTTGTGTTCCCACTGGCATAAAAATTGGGGTTTCGAAACTGCCATGTGGTGTATGTAATATTCCTGCGCGTGCACCGGTAACAGGACATTGTTTTATTAGTTCATAGGTAATAGCTGGCATAAATTTTCTCCGTTTATAATTAATTAGTAGATAAAATTATAACATAAAAATAATATTTATATCAAAGATAGTTTTTTATTTAGATATTAATATTATTCCTGGTTTTTTTTTAGGGCATATGAGCACAGGAAAAAACAAATAATAGTGTAAAAAATAAGAATTGCTAAAGAAATACCATTGG is a window encoding:
- the rd gene encoding rubredoxin gives rise to the protein MKKWVCSVCGWIYDEEKGDPDYDLAPGVPFEDLPDDFVCPLCGVGKDQFELQE
- a CDS encoding late competence development ComFB family protein, translated to MNIHVKNCMESFVIEMIEKMIKSYPNACKCDQCLNDMAALALNHLPPKYVGTDIGDTYTRLDIYNKDQYAEIMQVVAQAIEIVSKNPHHNTTSKEKKLE
- the nth gene encoding endonuclease III, which produces MRVTKKIKAEMIERLESVYHDTKSALEFSNPFELLVAVILSAQCTDVRVNITTRRLFKKADTPAKILNMGIVKLEEEIHDCGLFHNKAKNIFNTCEKLCNEYKGQVPKNYEDLLSLPGVGRKTANVVSSIAFNRPAIAVDTHVFRVSNRLKLAEGTTPAEVEKGLQKAIPKEKWSKAHHWLIWHGRKICKARHPLCQQCPLNDLCPSASLVN
- a CDS encoding N-acetyltransferase, with the translated sequence MIYRNAVFTDVEAIHELVYSYAEKGLMLARSRNQLYETLRDMVVVENDKGEIVGTGGLHIVWDGIAEVRTLAVSEKAVRQHIGTKIVKRLIDDGKKLGVKKFFTLTYQPEFFNSLGFYEVSKDELPQKVWKECIDCPKFPNCDEIAMVLK
- the htpX gene encoding zinc metalloprotease HtpX, with the translated sequence MNMLKTTALMALLMALLVAVGGFVGGQHGALIMFVIALGMNFFSYWFSDSIVLKMSGAHEVNAEDAPTLYKLIAELTTRAGLPMPRVYVIETEAPNAFATGRNPSHAAVAVTTGIMKTLEYDELAGVLGHELTHVKNRDILISSIAATFAAAISMLANMAQWAAIFGFGRNNDNDDNGGILGLLATIIIAPLAATIIQMAISRSREYAADKGGGEICGNPLALASALEKIEYYARHMATIPYASQSTEHMYIINPFSGKNMSFATLFSTHPATADRIKRLKEQATNNSLTK
- a CDS encoding YjbE family putative metal transport protein (Members of this highly hydrophobic protein family,regularly are found preceded by the yybP-ykoY manganese riboswitch (see RF00080). A metal cation transport function is proposed.), with protein sequence MLCSIRQGLFVYLWKKVLLLEGLLSWEWLTALSGILLLDLVLSGDNAILIALACKNLPQKHHLKAMVIGCAGAVIIRIILTVFATKLLSMAGIQFIGGLALFYIALKLLDNNHHAKSLKSSYTLIGAIKTIMLADFIMSIDNVLSMAGVANTVPAQKWSLIICGLVISLPIVIGGAQLFLFIMNKFPALIYAGSAILGFTSAKMLLMDNLIGQYLLPFSIWLEILFISVTILWGLYKNGHSVKS
- a CDS encoding TatD family nuclease-associated radical SAM protein, yielding MILYAAENGKFIEYTDAVAKLPQKKHNLYVNITNQCNCACTFCLRSLKKMPENHSLWLKKEPTISEIEAAFTHIDKNTVNEVVFCGFGEPTMRLETLISALQYVRKIWPEHNIRLNTNGLSSLYYNKDTAILFKDLLDTISISLNASNAQKYLAVTRTSLGLSAHKAMLKFAQECQKYIPHVILTIVDSIGREEITACQNLCQKYNLFLRIRPYEAN
- a CDS encoding pyridoxamine kinase — translated: MKQKKIALINDITGFGRCSTTVELPIISALKVQACPFPTAILSAHTGFPAYFMNDYTQNMRPYMKNWQKLHLHFDGILTGFLSSQEQIKLVLEFIEIFKNEQPAALSPLLIVDPVMGDNGKLYSSYTPQLCKEMKKLLADADIITPNLTEACNLLDMNYPEHGIISNNRLFSMCEQLTRLHTNDHSTIKIIITGINRGKSIGNFIYENNTGKIMEFTKIGREHSGTGDAFVAIIAASLVKNESLISSVAKAAEFVKKSLIYTEYLNIPWNEGICFEEYLTTLK
- the secF gene encoding protein translocase subunit SecF, which codes for MKRFDIVGHRKIWYSFSSLIIIAGLICMFTKGFNLGIDFTGGTLIDLKFEQAVNINDVRKTMDDYGLGNSQIQLSGKSNNSLKATDVMIRTKDLSQSERQNIMSGLKQKLGNYKVLREEKVGATIGRELIMNAVWATLLSWLLIIAYVSYRFEFKFGLAAILALVHDTLVVLSIFSLTQKEIDSSFIAAILTIVGFSVNDTIVIFDRIRENLKLHFRRGGDIEELANHSIYQTLTRSIYTVTTVLVTTISLYVFGGDTTRDFAFALIVGFAFGSYSSIFTATPLWLTFREYSEKRHAQKRINANAAK